One genomic window of Camelina sativa cultivar DH55 chromosome 5, Cs, whole genome shotgun sequence includes the following:
- the LOC109132916 gene encoding uncharacterized protein LOC109132916, which produces MAVKETQTSRLLSLLIMLLCLSFHVRVTEARFRHIVRISTSPSRSTPPSKPCGSGIYHVDGATEASCRRPARPSAADP; this is translated from the exons ATGGCAGTAAAGGAAACACAAACTTCTCGTCTTCTAAGTTTGCTTATTATGCTTCTATGTCTATCCTTTCATGTTAGAGTCACGGAGGCTAGATTCCGTCACATAG TTCGCATTTCCACTTCTCCTTCTAGATCCACTCCGCCCTCTAAACCGTGTGGAAGTGGTATTTATCATGTTGACGGAGCAACAGAAGCGTCTTGTAGACGCCCTGCAAGACCATCTGCAGCAGACCCTTAA